The following proteins are co-located in the Periplaneta americana isolate PAMFEO1 chromosome 12, P.americana_PAMFEO1_priV1, whole genome shotgun sequence genome:
- the LOC138710373 gene encoding zinc finger protein 665-like isoform X4, which yields MDHSPRLKKMGKQRIMQHRLHLLQSRVKYCALPDDSTSSFHFLEIQHDDVDSETPNNLSDTTVVMEGKHSSEGDYVLSRKTITSLRPFKCELCGRGFTTRAHLVRHTRSHSGEKPYQCSVCGKMFAQKGNLDSHMRTHTGQKPYKCSVCGKAFSENGLLGRHMRIHTGLRPYKCDLCGKFYSQSSHLVRHKRIHFKTRTYECQICGATFSHNGNLTSHMFTHTGLKPFKCEVCGKAFSQTGHLAMHMRVHAGLLPFRCEVCNKEFAIQEDLEKHMCSEIDANKFKCEVCSQAFGKRANLTKHMRIHTGVKPYKCKMCSKAFTHRSSLASHIRTHNGQKPYKCEVCSKAFTQSSHLSKHMCTHTELKPYKCDICKKSFSYSGYLAEHIQTHREDSK from the coding sequence TGCCCTCCCAGATGACAGTACTTCAAGTTTCCACTTCCTCGAGATCCAGCATGATGACGTTGACAGTGAAACTCCAAACAACCTGTCGGACACCACAGTTGTTATGGAGGGGAAACACTCATCGGAAGGTGATTATGTTCTGTCACGTAAGACGATCACATCACtgaggccattcaaatgcgagttATGTGGCCGAGGTTTTACCACCAGAGCACACCTGGTGCGACATACTCGTTCCCACTCGGGCGAGAAGCCATATCAGTGCAGTGTGTGTGGCAAAATGTTTGCCCAGAAGGGCAACCTGGACTCTCACATGCGCACTCACACAGGACAGAAACCGTACAAGTGCAGCGTGTGTGGTAAAGCTTTCTCTGAGAATGGTCTTCTTGGGAGACATATGCGCATTCATACAGGGTTGAGACCTTACAAATGCGACCTGTGTGGTAAGTTCTATTCACAGTCCAGCCATCTAGTGCGCCACAAACGGATTCACTTTAAAACTAGGACCTACGAGTGTCAGATCTGTGGTGCTACATTCTCTCACAACGGCAACCTTACATCGCATATGTTCACTCACACGGGTCTCAAGCCGTTTAAGTGCGAAGTGTGTGGTAAGGCGTTCTCGCAGACAGGTCATCTTGCAATGCACATGCGGGTGCATGCGGGACTCCTGCCATTCAGGTGTGAAGTGTGCAACAAAGAATTCGCTATTCAGGAAGATCTTGAGAAGCACATGTGCTCAGAGATAGATGCGAACAAGTTCAAGTGTGAAGTCTGCAGTCAGGCATTTGGCAAGCGTGCCAATCTCACAAAACACATGCGTATCCATACAGGTGTGAAACCGTATAAGTGCAAGATGTGCAGTAAGGCGTTCACTCACCGCAGCAGTCTGGCCTCTCACATTCGAACGCACAACGGGCAGAAACCATATAAATGTGAGGTGTGCAGCAAGGCGTTCACTCAGAGCAGTCATCTTTCCAAGCATATGTGTACGCACACAGAGCTGAAACCGTACAAGTGCGACATCTGCAAGAAGAGCTTTTCGTACAGTGGTTATCTTGCAGAGCATATTCAGACGCACAGAGAGGATTCTAAGTGA
- the LOC138710373 gene encoding piggyBac transposable element-derived protein 4-like isoform X1, giving the protein MIVTQVSEAILSDDSDDNQSSSSDVEDDGDDEMDNVDNDGWDLWGANDHDFHHVPFRGTAAPHTGQKPDSLFLEIATKTNRYIRQKIRKVTLLQKHSIWNWWEDDTTEELMAFHGVILNMGRRMKSTIKDFFLEQWLDSSRFYKDIFSRERFLQIYWSLHVSPPPRDGTSNRQMQSQASKVKHVIDYIESKFLEFYSPLEYVCVDESTVNFKGRVVFKMHNPQKPTKWGLRIYVIADSTNGYVRGLIPYYGSVTTKSLIHPELTFTSRIVLQLINKVQSVTNEKGYHLYTDRFYTNLDLARELLQANIHLTGTIIQTRKGLPKQMKRKALKIKKHEVVAYRKEDKYLTSWKDKRVVTVLNIWHNPVTSEVSRKTAKKVKVFQKPVAVLDYTSKMGGVDRADHYCLSYGFLKKSLKWWRKLYFWILEISLVNSFHLYNLNQQSKNLPTVSHLEFRKKIIVGLVGNVRNKISRKRGRPSTNDTEDHLNGTLHLIRAHERKVTKDCEVYSNRKVKGGRKETSFYCNTCERKPGLHPNKCFAIYHAEKKYR; this is encoded by the coding sequence ATGATCGTGACTCAAGTAAGTGAAGCCATTTTGAGTGACGATTCTGATGACAATCAGTCTAGTTCAAGTGATGttgaagatgatggtgatgatgaaatgGACAATGTTGACAATGATGGTTGGGATCTTTGGGGTGCTAATGACCACGACTTTCATCATGTACCATTTCGTGGAACAGCAGCTCCTCACACTGGACAAAAGCCTGATTCACTGTTTTTAGAAATAGCTACCAAAACCAACAGGTACATTAGACAAAAAATACGAAAAGTTACACTTTTGCAAAAACATTCAATTTGGAACTGGTGGGAAGATGATACCACTGAAGAGCTAATGGCCTTTCATGGAGTAATACTGAATATGGGAAGACGTATGAAGAGTACCATCAAAGACTTTTTCTTGGAACAGTGGCTAGACAGTTCGCGGTTCTATAAAGACATATTTTCAAGAGAGcgatttttgcaaatatattggAGTCTTCATGTCTCTCCCCCTCCTAGAGATGGAACTTCAAACAGACAAATGCAGTCCCAAGCAAGTAAAGTAAAACACGTTATAGATTACATTGAatcaaaatttttggaattttatagCCCATTAGAATACGTTTGTGTGGATGAGTCTACTGTAAATTTCAAGGGACGTGTGGTATTCAAAATGCACAACCCACAGAAACCAACAAAATGGGGTCTTCGAATTTATGTAATTGCTGATTCGACAAATGGTTATGTTCGTGGTTTGATTCCTTATTATGGATCAGTAACTACAAAAAGTTTGATTCATCCAGAACTGACATTCACCAGCAGAATAGTTCTTCAACTTATAAACAAAGTTCAGAGTGTAACAAATGAGAAAGGATACCATCTGTACACAGACAGATTTTACACAAACTTGGATCTTGCACGAGAACTGTTACAAGCGAACATTCATTTGACTGGTACAATAATTCAGACTAGGAAAGGCTTGCCGAAACAAATGAAGAGGAAAGCactgaaaataaagaaacatgaAGTAGTAGCCTATAGGAAAGAAGATAAATATCTGACATCGTGGAAAGATAAGAGAGTTGTTACTGTTCTAAATATATGGCATAATCCAGTCACAAGTGAAGTCTCCAGAAAAACTGCGAAGAAAGTGAAGGTTTTTCAAAAACCAGTTGCTGTTTTAGACTATACTTCAAAAATGGGAGGAGTTGACAGAGCAGATCACTACTGTTTGAGTTACGGTTTCCTGAAAAAAAGTTTGAAATGGTGGCGAAAATTATATTTCTGGATTCTGGAGATTTCCCTTGTGAATAGTTTCCACCTGTACAACTTGAACCAACAGTCAAAAAATCTCCCTACTGTTTCTCATCTGGAGTTTCGTAAGAAGATCATTGTAGGATTAGTGGGGAATGTGAGAAACAAAATATCTCGAAAACGGGGGAGACCAAGTACCAATGACACAGAAGATCATCTGAATGGCACATTACACCTGATCCGGGCACACGAAAGGAAAGTTACTAAGGACTGTGAAGTTTATTCGAACAGGAAAGTAAAAGGTGGCAGGAAAGAAACGTCGTTTTATTGTAATACATGTGAGAGGAAGCCAGGACTTCACCCCAACAAGTGTTTCGCCATTTACCATGCAGAGAAGAAATATCGATAG